From the genome of Periplaneta americana isolate PAMFEO1 chromosome 15, P.americana_PAMFEO1_priV1, whole genome shotgun sequence, one region includes:
- the LOC138714966 gene encoding uncharacterized protein, translating into MSRQQPERNIPHLRDIFGFHGNWSNNSGSSQTARNNEDMTSKLQDMRLTNDGGKEKVPSSAGNDSAISVGSTSEDEVPKTSSSNKKKKQRSRRDNSRTLTERDVKHLERHLSMKKTIRKKIMRDLQQAFVEDPNEFRVEDISPEQLKAEINIQSLSFGTPSHKTGKKAPAESNFLDMLRGGSTNANAAPGGRFINDDEDSGHGSPTRESSAGRIADYEDEDDDIYEAESAANKKTSFWRRFTMKGRNKR; encoded by the coding sequence ATGTCGCGTCAGCAGCCCGAGAGGAACATTCCTCACCTCAGGGATATATTCGGTTTCCATGGCAACTGGAGTAACAACAGCGGCAGCAGCCAGACAGCACGCAATAATGAAGACATGACGTCGAAACTTCAGGACATGCGCCTGACAAACGACGGCGGTAAAGAGAAGGTCCCATCTTCAGCTGGCAACGATAGCGCCATCTCCGTCGGTTCGACAAGCGAAGACGAAGTCCCTAAGACGTCGTCAAGCAACAAAAAGAAGAAGCAGCGTTCACGGCGAGATAACTCGAGGACTCTAACCGAAAGAGACGTAAAGCACCTGGAGAGACATCTATCAATGAAAAAGACCATCCGGAAGAAAATTATGCGAGACCTCCAACAAGCTTTCGTTGAGGACCCCAACGAGTTCCGAGTAGAAGACATTTCTCCCGAGCAGCTGAAGGCGGAGATCAACATCCAGTCCCTCAGTTTTGGCACTCCGTCCCACAAAACAGGCAAGAAGGCGCCCGCAGAGTCCAACTTCTTGGATATGCTACGAGGGGGCAGTACCAATGCCAACGCTGCACCTGGCGGCAGGTTCATAAATGACGACGAGGATTCCGGCCACGGATCGCCGACGCGCGAGTCATCTGCAGGCAGAATCGCAGACTATGAAGACGAAGACGATGACATATACGAAGCAGAGTCTGCAGCAAACAAAAAGACAAGCTTCTGGCGGCGGTTCACAATGAAGGGTCGTAACAAACGATGA